The genomic DNA CGGCGCACGGCCAGCTAGCCGACACCCCGTGGCCGATGTTTATGGGCAACGTGCGCCACACGGGGCAGAGCGGCTACGCGGGCCCGCAGTCCTGCGTCCTGCTGTGGAGCTACAAGATTGGCGAGTCAACCTGGTCTTCCCCCGCCGTGGGAACCGATGAGACCATCTACATCGGCTCGGACAATAATTATCTCTATTGCCTCAACTCCGATGGAACGCGCCGGTGGCGGCGCTGGACGGGGGGGAACGTACGAACCTCCCCCGCGCTGGGAAGCAACGGCGCCGTGTACTTCGGATCTATCGACAACTATCTCTATTGCCTCAACCCCGATGGAACGCTCAAATGGCGGCTCGGGACGGGGGAGGACGTACGATCCTCCCCCGCGCTGGAAAGCGACGGCGC from Chlamydiota bacterium includes the following:
- a CDS encoding PQQ-like beta-propeller repeat protein; amino-acid sequence: MRRVLFIAIAASWALGTAHGQLADTPWPMFMGNVRHTGQSGYAGPQSCVLLWSYKIGESTWSSPAVGTDETIYIGSDNNYLYCLNSDGTRRWRRWTGGNVRTSPALGSNGAVYFGSIDNYLYCLNPDGTLKWRLGTGEDVRSSPALESDGA